One genomic segment of Ferrimonas sp. YFM includes these proteins:
- a CDS encoding EAL domain-containing protein, giving the protein MIETSSHPLTELLSIGSFGVSLYIAWQILTLKSRVLVWRERLAFVALTLCIAGQQLCYAYIMPSSDLALQSTVMKCQTALLPFLLISLFLFIAYYSRQKRIHPWAIGLSIACAGLFLANMQGPLPLRIGSQVSYEPALLPWGQTVYMLRGAPGDSGLVALALGLGLVGWGWSRCSAMRQSGRRQPATLLACALALPTLTLAGEWLLASPLLYWLDTSGLSLFMMALLMSQAVVREQAQPTSDKDSSSSSVLDSPPANPQWDIVLDQAPACMQVLNLNGRVIKTNQASRRYWKRDLCDDEQDFLLNLLELQDLDLEIYFADLPEGEHRDFATLRLEQGKEYGGLVPDRTRWLKFRAYPLRSDDGATLGVVIYHIDVTNEYNAETAIREIARGLSDSYGSQFFDNLVLTMAKLFNAKMAFIGLQTHKGSWNQITTYAICSDGQIIENFTYDLADTPCENVVGRQTCVYESHVQQLFPEDLILQDLGIESYIGTPIHDPDNQPIGIMVVVDTKPLTQVNQVQEILEIFAARAGAELQRQSAESSMRQMAYQDYLTRLPNRALLHEHLRNNLEHCRTQGKGAAMYLLDLDHFKTINDTLGHDVGDEVIRGVGRRLREHLDDSIFVARMGGDEFVVVQCCEPDQEEIQAREMADRLIALMTKPLQVGDRLLNAGCSIGVVLYPDDLPTHRPTELDLLRFADIALYQAKNNGRHQYVVFRSELQDKINDRIQIERGLRDALEHDGFELHFQPQIRSSGELVGVEALLRWNRADGRPISPACFIPIAEETGLILKLGAWVFSAAFKQAALWQAQGCCPKRISINVSAWQFAQNDFVEQLMTQLEQTAVDPSRFVLELTESALLQDVPETISKLKLIRRAGFQISLDDFGTGYSSLAYLKDLPLDELKIDKSFVDELTQGTSQPLLESMIAIGQHMHLGVIAEGIETEQQRVQLELMGCHIFQGFLYGRPMPAEQLQQWMTDSPSKIQA; this is encoded by the coding sequence TACTACAGCCGCCAAAAACGGATACACCCCTGGGCCATTGGCCTGAGTATCGCGTGCGCCGGTCTGTTTCTGGCCAACATGCAGGGGCCCCTGCCCCTGCGCATCGGTTCCCAGGTTTCCTACGAGCCCGCCCTGCTTCCCTGGGGGCAAACCGTCTATATGCTCAGAGGCGCACCGGGTGACTCAGGCCTGGTTGCACTGGCCCTGGGGCTAGGCCTGGTGGGCTGGGGCTGGTCCCGCTGCTCAGCCATGCGCCAAAGTGGACGCCGTCAGCCGGCAACGCTGTTGGCCTGTGCCCTGGCGCTTCCAACTCTCACCCTCGCCGGTGAGTGGCTGCTGGCGTCCCCCCTGCTGTACTGGCTGGACACCTCAGGCCTGAGCCTGTTCATGATGGCCTTGCTGATGTCACAAGCCGTGGTCCGAGAGCAGGCTCAACCCACCTCCGACAAAGACAGTTCGTCTTCGTCTGTATTGGATTCGCCGCCAGCAAATCCCCAGTGGGATATCGTGCTGGATCAGGCCCCTGCCTGCATGCAGGTGCTGAACCTGAATGGTCGGGTGATCAAGACCAATCAGGCGAGTCGTCGCTATTGGAAACGAGACCTGTGCGATGACGAACAGGACTTTCTGCTCAATCTGTTAGAACTCCAAGATCTGGATCTCGAAATCTATTTCGCTGATCTGCCCGAGGGGGAACACCGAGATTTCGCCACCCTGCGACTGGAACAGGGCAAAGAGTACGGCGGACTGGTACCCGACAGGACAAGATGGCTGAAGTTCAGAGCCTATCCGCTTCGTTCAGACGATGGCGCCACCCTGGGTGTGGTGATCTATCACATCGACGTCACCAACGAATACAACGCTGAAACCGCCATCAGGGAGATCGCTCGAGGGCTGTCTGACAGCTACGGCAGCCAGTTCTTCGACAACCTGGTGCTGACCATGGCCAAGCTGTTTAACGCCAAAATGGCCTTTATCGGACTGCAAACCCATAAAGGCAGCTGGAATCAGATCACCACCTACGCCATCTGTTCCGACGGTCAGATTATTGAGAACTTCACCTATGACCTTGCCGACACACCCTGTGAGAACGTGGTGGGACGACAAACCTGCGTCTACGAAAGCCATGTGCAGCAACTCTTTCCTGAGGACCTGATCCTTCAAGACCTTGGCATCGAGTCCTACATAGGTACTCCGATCCACGACCCCGACAATCAGCCCATCGGCATCATGGTAGTGGTGGACACCAAACCCCTAACACAGGTGAATCAGGTGCAGGAGATACTGGAGATCTTCGCCGCCAGGGCAGGCGCGGAGCTTCAGAGGCAGAGCGCCGAGTCCAGCATGAGGCAGATGGCCTATCAGGACTACCTGACTCGCCTGCCCAACCGGGCATTGCTGCACGAGCACCTGAGGAACAACCTGGAGCACTGCCGAACCCAGGGCAAAGGTGCCGCCATGTATCTGCTGGATCTGGATCATTTCAAGACCATCAATGACACCCTGGGCCATGATGTGGGTGACGAAGTGATTCGGGGCGTAGGGCGAAGACTGAGAGAGCACCTGGATGACTCCATCTTTGTCGCCCGTATGGGCGGTGACGAATTTGTGGTGGTTCAGTGCTGTGAACCCGATCAGGAGGAGATTCAGGCCAGGGAGATGGCAGACAGGCTGATCGCCCTGATGACCAAACCACTCCAGGTGGGCGACAGACTGCTCAATGCCGGATGCAGTATAGGTGTGGTGCTCTACCCTGATGATCTGCCGACCCACAGGCCCACCGAATTGGATCTGCTGAGATTCGCCGACATCGCCCTGTATCAGGCCAAAAACAATGGCCGTCATCAATACGTGGTGTTCCGCTCCGAGCTCCAGGACAAGATCAACGATCGTATCCAGATAGAGAGGGGCCTGCGAGACGCCCTGGAGCACGACGGATTCGAGCTGCATTTCCAACCTCAAATCCGCAGCAGTGGCGAATTGGTCGGCGTCGAGGCCCTGCTGCGCTGGAACAGAGCGGATGGCCGCCCCATCTCTCCCGCCTGTTTCATTCCCATTGCCGAAGAGACCGGGCTGATCCTGAAGCTGGGTGCCTGGGTGTTTAGCGCCGCCTTCAAGCAGGCGGCTCTCTGGCAAGCTCAGGGCTGCTGCCCCAAACGAATCTCCATCAACGTGTCTGCCTGGCAATTCGCCCAGAACGACTTTGTGGAGCAACTGATGACTCAACTGGAGCAGACCGCCGTCGACCCCAGCCGCTTTGTTCTGGAGCTTACGGAGTCTGCCCTACTCCAGGATGTACCTGAAACCATTAGCAAACTTAAGCTGATACGCCGAGCAGGGTTCCAGATCTCCCTGGATGACTTCGGTACCGGTTACTCCTCTCTCGCCTATCTTAAGGATCTGCCCCTGGACGAGCTTAAGATCGACAAGTCCTTTGTGGATGAGCTGACCCAAGGCACCAGCCAGCCGCTGCTGGAGTCGATGATTGCCATCGGCCAGCACATGCACCTTGGGGTCATCGCCGAAGGGATAGAAACCGAGCAGCAAAGGGTGCAGCTGGAGTTGATGGGCTGCCATATCTTCCAGGGCTTCCTGTACGGCCGCCCCATGCCCGCAGAGCAGCTGCAGCAGTGGATGACTGACAGCCCCTCCAAAATTCAGGCATAG
- a CDS encoding DMT family transporter, giving the protein MKGRVAECALVFAMVLWASSFIALKLAFVSYDPWTVIAGRMWVATLCFLVMWKRVMRFEYRSGDWKVLLILVAAEPCLYFILEAMALQYTSAGQAGMVTSLAPLLTAVVAFIFLKERLSRIAVFGLSIAIGGVLMLGTDGHGSDAAPNPMLGNALEFGAMLCAAICSVCLKHLSSRYSALTLTALMSFAGLIFFTPLAMTLGNPWHWDHQGVTAIVFLGAFVTLGAYLLYNYAIAHMPVTRAASFVNLIPVFTLVLAYLILDERMTMVQLGACALVMVGVGVSQMRSRKGSAQAAEQLG; this is encoded by the coding sequence GTGAAAGGAAGAGTTGCCGAATGTGCACTGGTGTTTGCCATGGTGCTGTGGGCCAGCAGTTTTATTGCCCTGAAGCTGGCGTTTGTGAGTTATGACCCCTGGACGGTGATTGCCGGCCGTATGTGGGTGGCAACCCTCTGCTTTCTGGTGATGTGGAAGCGGGTGATGCGCTTCGAGTATCGAAGCGGTGACTGGAAGGTACTGTTGATTCTGGTGGCGGCCGAACCCTGCCTCTATTTTATACTTGAGGCCATGGCGCTTCAGTACACCAGTGCCGGCCAGGCGGGCATGGTGACCTCCCTGGCACCTCTGCTTACCGCAGTGGTGGCCTTTATCTTCCTGAAAGAGCGCCTGAGTCGCATCGCGGTGTTTGGCCTGAGCATTGCCATTGGTGGTGTACTGATGCTGGGCACCGACGGACATGGTTCCGACGCGGCGCCCAACCCCATGCTGGGGAATGCGCTGGAGTTTGGCGCCATGCTCTGTGCGGCCATCTGCAGCGTGTGCCTCAAGCACCTGAGCAGTCGCTACTCGGCACTGACGCTGACGGCGTTGATGTCCTTCGCTGGCCTGATTTTCTTTACACCGCTGGCGATGACTTTGGGCAACCCCTGGCACTGGGACCATCAGGGGGTGACCGCCATCGTATTCCTCGGAGCCTTTGTCACCCTGGGAGCCTACCTGCTTTACAACTATGCCATTGCTCATATGCCGGTGACCCGTGCTGCCAGTTTCGTCAACCTTATTCCGGTCTTCACCCTGGTGCTGGCCTACCTCATTCTCGATGAGCGCATGACCATGGTCCAGTTGGGCGCTTGTGCTCTGGTGATGGTGGGGGTAGGCGTCAGCCAGATGCGCAGCCGCAAAGGCTCTGCACAGGCTGCCGAGCAGCTGGGATAA
- the rsxA gene encoding electron transport complex subunit RsxA, whose product MSEYLLLLVGTILVNNFVLVKFLGLCPFMGVSGKVESAIGMSMATTFVLTLASLCSYLINQYLLIPFDLVYLRTLAFILVIAVVVQFTEMVVRKTSASLYRVLGIYLPLITTNCAVLGVALLNVQEQHDLFGSLIYGFGAAVGFSVVLVLFSAMRERLAAADVPAPFKGASIAMITAGLMSLAFMGFTGLVK is encoded by the coding sequence ATGTCAGAGTATCTGCTGTTACTGGTTGGCACCATCTTGGTGAACAACTTCGTTCTGGTGAAATTCCTGGGTCTGTGCCCCTTTATGGGGGTATCGGGTAAGGTGGAGTCCGCCATCGGCATGTCCATGGCCACCACCTTCGTCCTGACCCTTGCTTCATTGTGCAGCTATCTGATCAACCAGTACCTGCTGATCCCCTTCGACCTGGTGTACCTTCGCACTCTGGCGTTTATCCTGGTGATCGCCGTGGTGGTTCAGTTCACCGAGATGGTGGTGCGTAAGACCAGCGCCTCTCTGTACCGGGTGCTGGGCATCTACCTGCCGCTGATCACCACCAACTGTGCGGTGCTGGGTGTCGCCCTGTTGAATGTTCAGGAGCAGCACGATCTGTTTGGCTCGCTGATCTACGGCTTCGGTGCTGCCGTAGGTTTTTCTGTGGTGTTGGTGCTGTTCTCCGCCATGAGAGAACGGCTGGCCGCCGCCGATGTCCCCGCTCCCTTCAAGGGCGCGTCCATTGCAATGATTACAGCCGGTCTGATGTCCCTGGCCTTTATGGGCTTTACCGGGCTGGTGAAATAA